One bacterium DNA window includes the following coding sequences:
- a CDS encoding arylsulfatase, whose translation MRNRWAKLGAFLVLSFLFTFYQACGTASGPSPAPKEKSSAQAPSAPIPAAAPAHPAPATAPEAATTAVPPTETRPSAGVPQKPNILLIVSDDTGYGDLGPYGGGVGRGMPTPNFDRLAAEGMTFFTFYAQPSCTPGRAAIQTGRIPNRSGMTTVAFQGQGGGLPAAEWTLASVLKQAGYQTYFTGKWHLGESDYALPNAQGYDLMKYVGLYHLNAYTYADPTWFPDMDPKLRAMFAKVTIGSLSGKAGEKAKEDFKINGQYVDTPDKGVVGIPYFDGYIEKAALEFLDQAAAKPDQPFFINVNFMKVHQPNMPAPEFEHKSMSKSKYADSVVELDAHVGRIMDKLRALGLDKNTLVFYTTDNGAWQDVYPDAGYTPFRGTKGTVREGGNRVPAIAWMPGRIPAGVKNHDILGGLDLMATFATLAGLQLPANDREGKKIVFDSYDMSPVLFGNGKSERNSWFYFTENELSPGAARVGNYKAVFNLRGDNGQPTGGLAVDTNAGWKGQEKYVATVPQVFDLWQDPQERYDIFMTNWTERTWVMVTISDSIKTLMKTYIEDPPRKLQSESYTGPITLTDYQRLQSVRETLSKEGVALPMPTGN comes from the coding sequence ATGCGGAATCGTTGGGCCAAGCTCGGCGCCTTTCTCGTCTTGTCGTTCCTTTTCACCTTCTATCAAGCCTGCGGGACCGCCTCCGGTCCTAGTCCGGCCCCCAAAGAAAAATCCTCAGCCCAAGCGCCGTCGGCTCCGATCCCGGCAGCGGCTCCGGCTCATCCAGCTCCGGCCACGGCGCCGGAAGCGGCTACGACCGCCGTTCCCCCGACCGAAACTCGCCCTTCGGCCGGAGTTCCGCAAAAACCCAATATCCTGCTGATCGTTTCCGACGACACCGGTTACGGCGACCTCGGGCCCTACGGCGGCGGCGTGGGCCGCGGGATGCCGACGCCCAACTTCGACCGATTGGCGGCCGAAGGCATGACTTTCTTCACTTTCTACGCTCAACCGAGCTGCACACCCGGCCGGGCGGCCATCCAAACCGGCCGCATCCCCAACCGCAGCGGCATGACGACGGTGGCCTTTCAAGGCCAAGGCGGCGGCCTGCCGGCGGCGGAGTGGACCCTGGCTTCGGTTCTGAAACAGGCCGGTTACCAAACTTATTTCACCGGCAAATGGCATCTTGGCGAATCGGACTACGCCCTGCCCAACGCCCAAGGTTACGACCTAATGAAGTACGTCGGGCTCTATCACCTCAACGCCTACACCTACGCCGATCCAACTTGGTTCCCGGACATGGACCCCAAGCTGCGAGCCATGTTCGCGAAGGTGACCATCGGGTCGCTCTCGGGCAAGGCCGGCGAAAAGGCCAAGGAGGATTTCAAGATCAATGGCCAATACGTCGACACACCTGACAAAGGCGTGGTCGGCATCCCCTACTTCGACGGCTATATCGAAAAGGCGGCTCTCGAGTTTCTCGACCAAGCCGCCGCCAAGCCCGACCAGCCCTTCTTCATCAACGTCAATTTCATGAAGGTCCACCAGCCCAATATGCCGGCGCCCGAATTCGAGCATAAATCCATGTCGAAGTCGAAATATGCCGACTCGGTGGTCGAGCTGGACGCCCATGTCGGCCGCATCATGGACAAGCTGCGGGCCCTGGGGCTGGATAAGAACACCTTGGTTTTCTACACCACCGACAACGGCGCCTGGCAGGACGTCTATCCCGACGCCGGCTACACGCCCTTCCGCGGCACCAAGGGCACGGTCCGCGAGGGCGGCAATCGGGTCCCGGCCATCGCCTGGATGCCGGGGCGAATCCCGGCCGGCGTGAAGAATCACGACATCCTCGGCGGACTCGACCTGATGGCCACCTTTGCCACCCTTGCCGGCTTGCAGCTGCCGGCGAACGACCGCGAGGGGAAAAAGATCGTCTTCGACAGCTACGACATGTCGCCGGTCCTATTCGGCAACGGCAAGTCCGAGCGGAACTCCTGGTTCTACTTCACCGAAAACGAGCTCTCGCCCGGCGCGGCTCGGGTCGGCAACTATAAGGCGGTCTTCAATTTGCGGGGCGACAACGGCCAGCCCACCGGCGGTTTGGCGGTGGACACCAATGCGGGCTGGAAAGGCCAAGAGAAATATGTGGCGACGGTGCCCCAAGTCTTCGACCTTTGGCAGGACCCCCAGGAGCGCTATGACATCTTCATGACCAACTGGACCGAGCGGACCTGGGTCATGGTCACGATCAGCGACTCGATCAAGACCCTCATGAAGACCTACATCGAGGACCCGCCCCGAAAGCTCCAAAGCGAAAGCTATACCGGCCCCATCACTCTCACCGATTATCAACGGCTGCAATCGGTTCGGGAGACCTTGTCCAAAGAAGGGGTCGCGCTCCCGATGCCGACCGGGAATTGA
- a CDS encoding DUF1302 family protein yields MQSFIRSISWPLALALALLGAIPATAQEPAESAPAESRPSSFWKDRFSYSGVLRQETAVRVGSEPGFSKIRQFGEMSFKFRFNDTIHLKFGGRGWYDAAYDVTDHYPPDVQDQMRTELTLRDAYIDLFAKNLQVRLGHQQVVWGEALVQFFADVVNPQDLREFILPTHEFIRLPIWAVDLRYTFHPKASIELVASPDQTVDKLALPGADFSFFPNPDETFFVSPVIPGIPTTLLSDKKPKTSIKNWNGGGRITLLTHGWDFSWLFYTSSSHLPMVYKTLALDLVTLRPTILLNRVHPRVYDFGFTFSKAFASSVLRGEFVYTHGRLFNSDDILFSQGLAKAELFRYMLGYDADLPGGVRMISELQQQFILGNDDLITDPAVDTWVALRFDRSFLKDKLVPELLFSVGLRKGDTMIRPRINYRVIDSVLLTWGADIFTGPADTLFGQFDGSSRVYMNTQWNF; encoded by the coding sequence ATGCAAAGTTTCATTCGCTCGATCTCGTGGCCTCTGGCCCTAGCCTTGGCTCTGCTCGGGGCCATTCCGGCTACGGCCCAAGAGCCGGCGGAGTCGGCTCCAGCCGAATCCCGGCCCTCTTCTTTTTGGAAGGACCGCTTCAGCTATTCGGGAGTTCTGCGGCAAGAAACGGCCGTCCGGGTCGGAAGCGAGCCCGGTTTCAGCAAAATTCGGCAGTTCGGCGAGATGAGCTTCAAATTCCGCTTCAACGACACCATCCATCTGAAGTTTGGCGGCCGGGGTTGGTACGATGCGGCCTATGACGTCACCGATCATTACCCGCCCGACGTCCAAGATCAGATGCGAACCGAATTGACCTTGCGCGATGCCTACATCGACCTCTTCGCCAAAAACCTCCAGGTTCGGCTGGGGCACCAGCAGGTCGTATGGGGCGAGGCCTTGGTCCAGTTTTTCGCCGACGTGGTCAATCCCCAGGATTTGCGGGAGTTCATCCTGCCGACCCACGAGTTCATTCGGCTGCCGATTTGGGCCGTCGACCTTCGCTATACATTCCACCCCAAGGCCTCGATCGAATTGGTCGCGAGCCCCGATCAAACGGTGGACAAGCTGGCCTTGCCCGGCGCCGATTTCTCCTTTTTCCCCAATCCCGACGAAACCTTTTTTGTCAGTCCGGTGATTCCGGGGATCCCGACGACGCTGCTGAGCGACAAGAAACCCAAAACCTCGATCAAGAATTGGAACGGCGGAGGGCGAATCACCCTGCTGACCCATGGCTGGGATTTCTCCTGGCTCTTTTACACCAGCTCTTCCCATCTGCCGATGGTCTACAAGACCTTGGCGCTGGATCTGGTCACCCTGAGGCCGACGATTCTTTTAAACCGGGTCCATCCCCGAGTTTATGACTTCGGTTTCACCTTTTCGAAGGCCTTTGCGAGCAGCGTCCTTCGCGGGGAGTTCGTCTACACTCACGGCCGGCTTTTCAATAGCGACGACATCCTCTTTAGCCAGGGTCTGGCCAAGGCCGAGCTCTTTCGCTACATGCTGGGTTACGACGCGGATTTGCCCGGAGGCGTGCGGATGATCAGCGAGCTTCAGCAGCAATTCATCCTTGGCAACGACGATTTGATCACCGATCCGGCGGTGGACACTTGGGTGGCCCTGCGTTTCGACCGAAGCTTCCTCAAGGACAAGCTGGTCCCGGAGCTGCTGTTTTCGGTGGGCCTGAGGAAGGGCGACACCATGATCCGGCCCCGGATCAATTACCGGGTCATCGACAGCGTGCTCCTGACTTGGGGAGCCGACATTTTCACCGGGCCGGCGGACACATTATTCGGCCAGTTCGACGGCAGCAGCCGGGTCTATATGAACACTCAGTGGAATTTTTAG
- a CDS encoding choice-of-anchor Q domain-containing protein, whose protein sequence is MGVLFSWIVGIAFFGISTLQAASWTVSPNSDDNCEDFDCHLQSVLNIAASNFQDDSISVAAGEYDASAGAFRYEPGESENFALSIQGAGMDQTIIDAKGANQAFWAMTSILPDDSNSDLSFSGMSFRNGLTSVPGGGLRIETIAADIEVESCSFQGNSTSTIEGLGGGGLFALAGDSGSITFTENRFTDNFSSPSAGGGSVAISSGTGAIVMTGNTYLNNDAGDSQGSTGALGGGAVAFVTNGELTLDRNVLLDNFAEAGGGGMFIGVGFSSAKVTNNVVARNQSLGVNDSQGFLGGGAGLRFFLPGGSVDFTNNTVTANSDQAGSGGGVLALMLFNEASLAVSNSIVWGNSAGGGSFCTSSCDDIAIADQLDVDADSNGGTFAIAHSDYSDIFLGCQGPGCTSHATIGSGNLNVDPLFVNAGQSNFHLQSTSDVIDKGDAGAPSIPSTDFDGQARVNGSAPDMGAFEFSNAAIPENCANGLDDDGDEAADCADSDCAGEEVCQEPEPAGEICDNATDDDGDKLIDCLDLDCIGDEACSIDFPDIFEICNNEVDDDENGQTDCDDAKCLLAPECIDIDLPGGDCSALTDCLNPDCHDAEVCQDILPESPELPELPELPEIDLPSACAMTGTGGFNPLGAVLLLAPLALVAGRRKKPSRTVVK, encoded by the coding sequence ATGGGTGTGCTTTTCTCTTGGATTGTGGGGATCGCGTTTTTTGGAATTTCCACTCTTCAGGCCGCCAGTTGGACCGTCAGTCCTAATTCCGACGACAATTGCGAAGATTTTGACTGTCATTTGCAGAGCGTCTTGAACATTGCCGCCAGCAATTTTCAGGACGACAGCATTAGCGTGGCCGCCGGCGAATACGACGCTTCGGCCGGGGCCTTCCGCTACGAGCCCGGCGAGTCGGAAAACTTCGCCCTGAGCATCCAAGGCGCCGGCATGGACCAGACCATCATCGACGCCAAGGGCGCCAACCAAGCCTTCTGGGCAATGACTTCGATCTTGCCCGACGACTCCAATTCCGACCTTTCCTTCTCGGGGATGTCCTTTCGAAACGGGCTGACCTCGGTGCCCGGCGGCGGCCTGCGGATCGAGACGATCGCGGCCGATATCGAGGTCGAGAGCTGCTCCTTCCAGGGCAATAGCACCTCGACCATCGAGGGGCTCGGCGGCGGCGGCCTGTTCGCGCTGGCCGGGGATTCCGGCTCGATCACCTTCACCGAGAACCGCTTCACCGATAACTTTTCCTCGCCTTCGGCCGGCGGCGGCTCGGTGGCCATCAGCTCCGGCACCGGCGCCATCGTGATGACCGGCAATACCTATCTCAACAACGATGCCGGGGATTCCCAAGGATCGACCGGCGCTCTCGGCGGCGGGGCCGTGGCTTTCGTCACCAATGGCGAATTGACCCTCGATCGCAACGTCTTGCTCGACAACTTTGCCGAAGCCGGCGGCGGGGGGATGTTCATCGGCGTGGGTTTCTCCAGCGCCAAGGTGACCAACAACGTCGTGGCTCGGAACCAGTCTCTCGGGGTCAACGACTCCCAGGGCTTCTTGGGTGGCGGAGCCGGCTTGAGGTTTTTCCTGCCCGGCGGCTCGGTCGACTTCACCAATAACACGGTCACCGCCAATTCCGACCAAGCCGGCAGCGGCGGTGGCGTCTTAGCTCTCATGCTGTTCAATGAAGCCAGCCTGGCCGTCAGCAACAGCATCGTCTGGGGGAATTCCGCGGGCGGCGGCTCGTTTTGCACCTCGTCCTGCGACGATATCGCCATAGCCGACCAGCTGGATGTCGATGCCGACAGCAACGGCGGGACTTTTGCCATCGCTCACAGCGATTATTCCGATATCTTCCTCGGCTGCCAGGGGCCCGGTTGCACCTCGCACGCCACCATTGGCTCGGGGAATCTCAACGTCGATCCGCTTTTCGTCAATGCCGGCCAGTCCAATTTCCATCTGCAATCGACATCGGACGTGATCGACAAGGGCGACGCCGGGGCTCCTTCGATCCCATCCACCGATTTCGACGGCCAAGCCCGGGTCAATGGCAGCGCTCCCGACATGGGAGCCTTTGAGTTTTCCAATGCCGCTATTCCCGAGAATTGCGCCAACGGCTTGGATGACGACGGCGACGAGGCCGCCGACTGCGCCGATTCCGATTGCGCCGGCGAAGAGGTTTGCCAGGAGCCGGAGCCGGCCGGGGAAATTTGCGACAATGCGACCGACGATGACGGCGACAAATTGATCGACTGTCTCGACCTCGATTGCATCGGGGATGAAGCCTGCAGCATCGACTTTCCCGATATTTTCGAAATCTGCAACAATGAGGTCGATGACGATGAGAACGGCCAAACCGATTGCGACGACGCCAAGTGCCTGCTGGCGCCGGAGTGCATCGACATCGACCTTCCCGGCGGCGATTGCTCGGCCTTGACCGACTGCCTCAACCCGGATTGCCACGATGCCGAAGTCTGCCAGGACATTTTGCCGGAATCGCCCGAATTGCCCGAGCTTCCCGAGTTGCCGGAAATCGACCTGCCTTCGGCTTGCGCGATGACCGGGACCGGCGGCTTCAATCCGCTCGGAGCGGTCCTGCTGCTGGCTCCCTTGGCCCTAGTCGCCGGCCGAAGGAAAAAACCATCGAGGACCGTCGTTAAATGA
- a CDS encoding cupin domain-containing protein, protein MKKFLLLLSVYIGFQVGAAFGRAVDPIAFQELLKTSTSWDGKALPSYPRGKPEVTIVRITVQPGAAFPVHQHPMINAGLLLSGELTVTTVENQSIHLKAGDAIAEVVDTWHFGKNEGKVPAEILVFYAGTVGSPLSIKK, encoded by the coding sequence ATGAAAAAATTTCTACTTCTCCTCTCGGTCTACATTGGGTTTCAGGTGGGCGCCGCTTTCGGGCGGGCGGTCGATCCGATCGCCTTCCAGGAGCTGCTTAAAACGAGCACCAGCTGGGATGGAAAGGCTTTGCCGAGCTATCCCCGGGGGAAACCCGAGGTCACGATCGTGCGCATCACGGTCCAGCCGGGCGCGGCCTTTCCCGTTCACCAGCATCCCATGATCAATGCCGGCCTGCTGTTGAGCGGCGAGCTGACGGTGACCACCGTCGAGAATCAGTCGATCCATCTCAAGGCCGGCGATGCGATCGCCGAGGTGGTCGACACCTGGCACTTCGGGAAAAACGAGGGCAAGGTTCCGGCCGAAATCCTCGTCTTCTATGCCGGCACGGTCGGCAGCCCGCTCAGCATCAAGAAATAA
- a CDS encoding choice-of-anchor D domain-containing protein, with protein sequence MTPPQITSSALSLDFGSEVAGKLSDEQIVTITNTGGGNLVIADSEFIGAAPVDFGLTMDFCSFQVLAAGESCEFGFSMRATELGERVAQFVIQSNDPEQPLFFMDLRGNGTGSGGCGLSPSLPSLEYFFGWMLLLGLLWIGFRRKGTS encoded by the coding sequence ATGACACCACCGCAAATCACCAGCAGCGCCTTGAGTCTCGATTTCGGCAGCGAAGTCGCCGGCAAGTTGAGCGACGAGCAGATCGTGACGATCACCAACACCGGCGGCGGCAATTTGGTCATCGCGGACAGCGAGTTCATCGGGGCCGCGCCGGTCGACTTCGGCCTGACCATGGATTTTTGCAGCTTCCAAGTCTTGGCGGCCGGCGAGAGCTGCGAGTTCGGCTTCAGCATGCGGGCCACCGAGCTGGGCGAAAGAGTCGCCCAGTTCGTCATCCAGAGCAACGATCCGGAGCAGCCGCTTTTCTTCATGGACTTGAGGGGTAACGGCACCGGCTCCGGTGGCTGCGGCTTGAGCCCTTCGCTGCCTTCCCTCGAATATTTCTTCGGATGGATGCTGCTCTTGGGCTTATTGTGGATCGGTTTCCGCCGGAAGGGAACTTCATGA